One genomic region from Kineobactrum salinum encodes:
- the ettA gene encoding energy-dependent translational throttle protein EttA, producing MAQYVYTMNRVGKVVPPKKKILEDISLSFFPGAKIGVLGLNGSGKSTLLRIMAGIDTDILGEARPQPGIKIGYLPQEPQLNPDKDVRGNVEEGLQEAVDALAQLDRVYAAYAEPDADFDALAKEQARLEDIIQVTDAHNLEHKLEVAADALRLPPWDADVATLSGGERRRVALCRLLLSAPDMLLLDEPTNHLDAESVGWLERFLHDFPGTVVAITHDRYFLDNAAGWILELDRGRGIPYEGNYSDWLETKEARLEQEKRQEASHQKAIKSELEWVRSNPKGRQAKSKARLQRFDELQSQEFQSRNETNEIYIPPGPRLGDKVIEVKDLKKTFGDRLLFEHVSFSVPKGSIVGIIGANGMGKSTLFKILMGAEQADGGEVTVGDTVQLGYVDQSRDDLDGSKTVWEEVSDSQDVIRIGNYEVNSRSYVGRFNFKGADQQKFVKDLSGGERNRLHLAKLLKQGANVLLLDEPTNDLDVETLRALEDAILTFPGSALVISHDRWFLDRIATHILAYEDDGEVVFHEGNYSDYEEDRKARLGAAAAQPHRVKYRKLK from the coding sequence ATGGCCCAGTACGTCTACACCATGAACCGCGTCGGCAAGGTCGTGCCGCCGAAGAAGAAAATCCTCGAGGACATTTCCCTGTCCTTTTTCCCCGGCGCCAAGATCGGCGTACTCGGCCTCAATGGCTCGGGCAAGTCCACGCTGCTGCGCATCATGGCCGGCATCGACACGGACATTCTCGGTGAGGCCCGCCCCCAGCCGGGCATCAAGATAGGCTATCTGCCCCAGGAACCTCAGTTGAACCCGGACAAGGATGTGCGCGGCAACGTCGAAGAGGGACTGCAGGAGGCGGTGGACGCGCTGGCCCAACTGGATCGGGTGTACGCCGCCTACGCCGAGCCCGATGCGGATTTCGATGCGCTGGCCAAGGAGCAGGCCCGGCTGGAGGATATCATTCAGGTCACCGACGCCCACAATCTGGAGCACAAGCTGGAGGTGGCTGCCGATGCACTGCGGCTGCCGCCCTGGGACGCGGATGTCGCCACCCTGTCGGGCGGCGAGCGGCGCCGGGTGGCGCTGTGCCGGTTGCTGCTGTCGGCGCCGGACATGTTGTTGCTGGATGAGCCCACCAACCACCTGGACGCCGAGAGCGTGGGCTGGCTGGAGCGCTTTCTGCACGACTTCCCGGGCACTGTCGTCGCCATCACCCACGACCGCTACTTCCTGGACAACGCCGCCGGCTGGATTCTGGAACTGGACCGCGGCCGCGGCATTCCTTACGAGGGCAACTATTCCGACTGGCTGGAAACCAAGGAGGCGCGCCTGGAGCAGGAAAAACGCCAGGAGGCCTCGCATCAGAAGGCGATCAAATCCGAGCTGGAGTGGGTGCGCAGCAACCCCAAGGGCCGCCAGGCCAAGAGCAAGGCCCGCCTGCAGCGCTTTGACGAGCTGCAGTCACAGGAATTCCAGAGCCGCAACGAAACCAATGAGATCTACATTCCACCAGGGCCGCGGCTCGGCGACAAGGTCATCGAAGTGAAGGACCTGAAGAAGACCTTTGGCGACAGGCTGCTGTTTGAACATGTCAGCTTCAGCGTTCCCAAGGGCAGCATCGTCGGCATCATCGGCGCCAACGGCATGGGCAAGTCCACGCTGTTCAAGATCCTGATGGGCGCCGAACAGGCTGACGGGGGCGAGGTCACCGTCGGCGACACTGTGCAGCTGGGCTATGTGGACCAGTCGCGGGATGATCTGGACGGCAGCAAGACCGTGTGGGAGGAGGTGTCCGACAGCCAGGATGTAATCCGTATCGGCAACTATGAGGTCAACTCGCGCTCCTACGTGGGACGCTTCAACTTCAAGGGTGCAGACCAGCAAAAATTCGTCAAGGACCTGTCCGGCGGCGAGCGCAACCGCCTGCACCTGGCCAAGCTGTTGAAGCAGGGCGCCAACGTGCTGTTGCTGGACGAGCCCACCAATGACCTTGACGTGGAAACTCTGCGGGCGCTCGAGGACGCGATCCTGACCTTTCCAGGCAGCGCGCTGGTGATCTCGCACGACCGCTGGTTTCTGGACCGCATTGCCACCCATATCCTGGCCTATGAGGACGACGGCGAGGTGGTGTTCCACGAGGGCAACTACAGCGATTATGAGGAGGACCGCAAGGCCCGCCTCGGCGCGGCGGCGGCCCAGCCTCACCGGGTCAAATACCGCAAATTGAAGTAA
- a CDS encoding succinylglutamate desuccinylase/aspartoacylase family protein, with amino-acid sequence MMRHIGMLRRSRARIRPPTVSRNTHWIRAPESGVLRVLVPLGAEVNKGQIIGFIADPLGSSEVDVVCDSHGIVIGRTNLPLVYEGDALFHVAEIGAKANWEVEEFHETYSPDERELDPDDLSSAPIAD; translated from the coding sequence GTGATGCGCCATATCGGCATGCTGCGCCGCAGCCGCGCCCGCATCAGGCCGCCGACCGTCAGCCGCAACACGCACTGGATACGGGCACCGGAGAGCGGAGTCCTGCGGGTCCTGGTACCGCTGGGCGCGGAGGTCAACAAGGGCCAGATCATCGGCTTTATCGCCGATCCGCTGGGCAGCAGTGAAGTGGATGTGGTCTGCGACAGCCACGGCATCGTCATCGGACGCACCAATCTGCCACTGGTGTACGAGGGCGACGCCCTGTTCCACGTCGCCGAGATCGGTGCCAAGGCCAACTGGGAGGTGGAGGAGTTTCACGAAACCTACAGTCCCGACGAACGCGAGTTGGACCCGGACGACCTGAGCTCGGCGCCGATCGCCGATTGA